A genome region from Diorhabda carinulata isolate Delta chromosome 2, icDioCari1.1, whole genome shotgun sequence includes the following:
- the LOC130904056 gene encoding uncharacterized protein LOC130904056 isoform X3, with protein MVEFTINTNETVSVTHSGLIQTIQQSNDPNGSPYRTNYHQVQDYYNGQNLNSTGAVPRTAWHAPGDTNKTASRPLPITDDFPTNTSHPQNVTVQIESKETSQKDQKNKTMAKTYNTIKDMLSNRFKSNKENEEKGEEAGLNNVAEELRKSQGNIADEGVSKKATIEQGYQKPPITSQYNQSYMQQQMISQHAQQQYQQQLKNQQYSQQLAQARSQEMLNQQHSEEQLYYQSNYVASTPQRRQVPVPPREANYVPLQAMQQQHLQSSPEKRSAQQLERDSLRQRSFEARRAASQPQLAYEDEVHEELPNRKPQPQIPTPMRRGSYGNIMETQTKNDTEKDSDDGGFLRRKGSQERRLDPPGLNDRVVKSDGNNIDNRKENDQKTTDELQGSPRKRLEGEIGKIEGVYNVGQRVAKLDEESKVQKKTNPSSATSSDYDKTGGQSSSNIDSGRGSAAYSSGRRPGPVDSNSDHFDSVPTVTRGKYRDIQDNSHDSEWVDIVENELRHILEPKLHELSIQNNNPGKPHSVLSESVSSMTPPLPPLSPGEQSSPNTTPRNSARYKHNSLPCGSRPEYESYKSKNHSRIVAGESRWNNSSPQKHRSQKKIDHNAILRGKQIFGLDNTDMTSTTTRSMDLESILDGQSDTDEDLSTTDARAIRKQLEGLETMYSEVLKLLGVKKHPAKYQPNDPRFTKRRYGSMSSLPSSSVSSRPIRDKRRTNEDRKKVRDIRGINKRFQRLESHVVTLARSVAHLSSEMRTQHLMIQEMENIRGEIAALRTQTNMLNVRAQSAARAVSSKDLPVLANPARVKKLTKFFGDEPPLLRLFLRKLGYEKYATIFEGERIGMVELPYLSEDRLQKMGLPLGPRLRIMQEAQISVCKDNTLCIV; from the exons aTGGTTGAGTTCACCATTAATACCAACGAAACAGTAAGTGTG acaCATTCTGGCTTGATCCAGACTATTCAACAATCCAATGATCCAAATGGATCCCCTTACCGCACTAATTATCACCAAGTACAAGACTACTACAATGGCCAAAATCTTAATTCAACTGGCGCCGTACCACGAACGGCGTGGCATGCTCCTGGAGATACAAATAAAACCGCCTCCAGACCATTACCCATTACCGACGACTTTCCTACTAATACCTCACACCCCCAAAATGTCACTGTACAAATAGAAAGTAAAGAAACATCTCAGAAAgatcagaaaaataaaactatggCCAAAACTTACAATACTATTAAAGATATGCTGTCAAATAGATTTAAAAGTaacaaagaaaatgaagaaaaaggcGAAGAAGCAGGTTTAAATAACGTGGCAGAAGAACTGAGGAAATCCCAAGGTAATATCGCTGATGAAGGAGTTAGTAAGAAGGCTACAATTGAACAAg GTTATCAAAAACCTCCTATCACATCACAATATAATCAGAGTTACATGCAACAGCAGATGATATCCCAACATGCCCAACAGCAATATCAGcaacaattgaaaaatcaacaatACTCTCAGCAACTAGCTCAAGCTAGATCTCAAGAAATGTTAAATCAACAACACTCAGAAGAACAGCTCTATTACCAAAGCAACTATGTTGCTTCAACCCCACAACGAAGACAAGTACCTGTACCTCCCAGAGAAGCAAATTATGTTCCATTACAAGCTATGCAACAGCAGCATTTACAA TCGTCTCCTGAGAAACGTAGTGCTCAACAATTAGAACGTGATAGCCTTCGCCAAAGAAGTTTCGAAGCGAGAAGAGCAGCTTCTCAACCGCAATTAGCGTACGAAGACGAAGTCCATGAAGAATTACCAAACCGTAAACCTCAACCTCAAATACCCACACCAATGCGACGAGGATCATACGGAAATATCATGGAaactcaaacaaaaaatgatacgGAAAAGGATAGTGACGATGGTGGGTTTTTGAGAAGAAAAGGTTCACAAGAACGTAGATTAGATCCTCCTGGGTTAAATGATAGAGTAGTAAAAAGCGAtggaaataatattgataacagAAAAGAAAATGACCAAAAAACGACTGACGAATTACAGGGGAGTCCAAGAAAGAGATTAGAAGGAGAGATAG GAAAAATAGAAGGTGTTTATAACGTTGGTCAAAGAGTAGCGAAATTAGACGAGGAAAGTAAAGTTCAAAAGAAAACCAATCCTAGTTCAGCCACCAGCTCTGATTACGATAAAACTGGTGGTCAATCCTCATCAAACATTGATTCTGGTAGAGGCAGCGCTGCGTACAGCAGTGGACGTAGACCAGGACCCGTAGATTCAAACAGTGATCATTTTGATTCAGTACCTACTGTCACCAGAGGAAAATACAGAGACATACAAGACAACA GTCACGATTCTGAATGGGTGGATATTGTAGAAAACGAACTAAGACATATTCTGGAACCAAAACTTCATGAATTatctatacaaaataataacCCAGGAAAACCTCATTCTGTTCTAAGTGAAAGTGTATCATCAATGACACCTCCTTTACCCCCTTTATCACCAGGAGAACAATCTTCACCAAATACAACTCCAAGAAATTCGGCGAGGTATAAACATAACAG cTTGCCGTGCGGTAGTAGACCGGAATACGAAAGTTACAAAAGCAAAAATCATTCTAGAATTGTAGCCGGTGAATCGAGATGGAACAACAGTTCACCTCAGAAACATAGGTCGCAGAAAAAAATTGACCACAATGCGATTTTAAGAGGAAAACAAA tttttggtttagataatactGACATGACCTCGACAACAACAAGATCCATGGATTTAGAATCGATTCTAGACGGACAAAGTGATACTGATGAAGATTTAAGTACTACAGATGCTAGAGCTATCAGGAAACAGTTAGAAGGTTTGGAAACAATGTATTCGGAAGTACTTAAATTATTAGGAGTTAAAAAACATCCCGCTAAGTACCAACCAAATGATCCTCGGTTTACAAAACGAAGATACGGAAGTATGTCTTCGTTACCGTCAAGTTCCGTCAGCAGTAGACCAATTAGAGATAAAAGAAGAACCAATGAAGATAGAAAGAAGGTTAGAGATATTAGAGGTATCAACAAAAG gTTTCAACGATTGGAATCACACGTTGTTACGTTAGCTCGATCCGTCGCTCATCTATCGTCAGAGATGCGTACGCAACATCTGATGATACAAGAAATGGAGAATATACGAGGAGAGATCGCAGCTCTAAGGACGCAGACAAACATGTTGAACGTGAGAGCTCAAAGCGCAGCTCGCGCTGTCAGTTCCAAAGATTTACCTGTTCTGGCTAATCCCGCTAGAGTGAAAAAGTTGACGAAGTTTTTTGGAGATGAGCCGCCAttgttaagattatttttaCGAAAACTGGGATACGAG AAATACGCGACGATATTTGAAGGGGAACGAATAGGAATGGTAGAACTACCTTATTTAAGCGAAGATAGATTACAAAAGATGGGTTTACCACTTGGACCTAGATTGAGAATAATGCAAGAGGCTCAAATATCCGTTTGTAAAGATAACACTCTATGTATAGTATGA